One part of the uncultured Bacteroides sp. genome encodes these proteins:
- a CDS encoding endonuclease/exonuclease/phosphatase family protein, which produces MKHLGKALIYAIVAVNMLFVGLLLFSAYSPWLINPTVHPVLSCFGLIFPVFLLINFCFLIFWIFTYPKLALISALGFILCFGQIRTYIPINSRTDKIPQHCIKVLSYNVMGFNKLKKHTQTDPNPILEYILKKNPDIICLQEFQFSTDRSHLTEKDINSALSDYPYHKKTNVSAVGNGNWVACYSKFPILSSRLIKYKSTYNGSVIYELLIKGDTVTVINNHLESNKLTKEDKDVYVDMIKEPEAGKVKRGVRHLVKKLAEASAIRSLQAKAVSKEIAASKHRSMIVCGDFNDTPISYAHRVIAQDLDDAFTQSGRGLGISYNQHMFYFRIDNILISKNLTAYNCTVDNSIKESDHYPIWCYIAIKK; this is translated from the coding sequence ATGAAGCATTTAGGTAAAGCTTTAATTTACGCGATTGTAGCAGTAAATATGCTCTTTGTAGGGCTACTTTTATTTTCTGCTTATAGTCCATGGCTTATTAATCCTACTGTGCATCCGGTTTTATCGTGTTTCGGACTCATATTCCCTGTTTTCTTATTGATAAACTTTTGTTTTCTAATTTTCTGGATTTTTACTTATCCTAAATTAGCATTAATATCTGCTTTGGGCTTTATTTTGTGCTTTGGGCAGATTCGTACATACATACCAATAAATTCTCGTACGGATAAGATACCCCAACATTGTATAAAAGTACTTTCTTATAATGTAATGGGGTTTAATAAACTGAAAAAGCATACTCAAACAGATCCTAATCCTATTCTTGAATATATTCTGAAAAAGAATCCTGATATTATTTGTTTGCAGGAATTCCAGTTTTCAACAGATAGATCACATCTTACTGAAAAAGATATTAATAGCGCATTAAGTGATTATCCGTACCATAAGAAAACGAATGTGAGTGCTGTGGGAAACGGGAACTGGGTGGCTTGTTATTCAAAATTTCCTATACTCTCATCGCGTCTTATTAAATATAAAAGCACCTACAATGGTTCTGTTATCTACGAACTTCTTATTAAAGGAGATACTGTGACGGTTATTAATAACCATCTTGAATCAAATAAGCTGACTAAAGAGGATAAGGATGTTTATGTAGATATGATAAAGGAGCCAGAAGCCGGAAAAGTTAAAAGGGGAGTGCGACATTTAGTGAAGAAACTGGCAGAAGCGTCTGCTATTCGTTCTTTACAGGCAAAGGCTGTTTCAAAGGAAATAGCAGCTTCCAAGCATCGGTCAATGATTGTTTGCGGTGATTTTAATGATACTCCAATTTCTTATGCTCACCGTGTAATTGCTCAGGATTTAGATGACGCGTTTACCCAGTCGGGCAGAGGATTGGGAATTTCCTACAATCAACATATGTTCTATTTTAGAATAGACAATATCCTTATAAGCAAAAATTTAACAGCATATAACTGTACGGTGGATAACAGTATTAAAGAATCTGATCATTATCCAATCTGGTGCTATATTGCTATAAAAAAGTGA